TCCTGACGCAGAGTAATCTGACTGTAAGAACTATATGGGTGCTGTAATATGGATTACAAGAGAACAAAGCTTAAAGACAAGAGAATATTTGGCCTAAATTCAATTAGGTATTTAAAGTTTTAATAGAATTTTATGTATAAGGTGTGGGGAGCAGAGGGGGAAGGGTAATAAAATCTCCCCCAAAAAAACCCTCAGTTAACCCATCAGCCCAGGGTCCGCCATGATCAGCGGGTAATCCTTGGCCCCTGGTAATTGATAGTGCCACCACTCAGTCGTGATTGTGCCCCATCCGGCCGACACCATAATCCCCACTAAAAGATACCGATTGGCACCGATATCCGCGAGCAACTCAGCACCATGACGGGATTGGGTTGTGAAATCATCAAAGGGGGTCCCCATGTCAAGTTCACTCCCAGACGGATCAACCAAAGTCAAATCAATCGCCAGGCCCCGCGTGTGATTCGATCCAACGGCCGGGTCCATAACATAATCGGGATTGGGACAAAACGCCCACAGTTTTTCTTGGGACCGTTGCGGCCGAAAGGCATCAAATATTTTCAGACGAAACCCCTGCCGTGCCGCCAGGATGATGGCTTTTTCCAAACGGGGAATGGCATCCTGGTGTAAAAAACAACGGGCATGGTCATAAATAATTTCGCCAACAAAATTATTGGTCGTCGCATAGCGCAGATCAAGAATAACGTCGTGAGTTTGTTCTGTAATTTCATGCAAATCCATATAGTACCTTTCTTAACTAATCATTTTAACAATAATGCCATCGGATTGTTGTATCAACAGACGACCGTCGTCATCAATGCCAATAAATCGCCCCTGAATACCGGCCCTGACAATCGTCTCGCCATAATGATGCGCATGACTTAACCATTCTGTTCTGACGGGGTCAAATCCATTCTCAATCCAGGATTCATATTTCTCCCCAATCAATACCAGAATTTGTTCAAGAATTTCCTCCACCTCGACAGGTTTATCCACATGGTTACACAGATACGTCGTCGCATAAGTCGATACAACTGGGGATGATTGGATGTTCATGCCGATGCCAACAATTGCGGCGTCACCCTCAACCTCAATCAAAATGCCGCATAACTTTCGCCCATCCAAAAGGACATCATTTGGCCATTTTAATGTGATGGGCAGGGTTGGGGACAGATTTTTCAACACCTTGGCCACCGCATTTCCAACAACAAAAGCCAACTGACCATATCGCGCAAGGGGGGTGCCCCTGTCTGCGGGGTGCAATATTATACTGCAATATAAATTCCCCTTTGGTGATGTCCATGTATTGCCGTGTCGACCCTTGCCGGCGGCTTGTTGGCTGGCCACGATGGCTGTCACCTCTGGAGCGCCGGAGGTAACAAATGATTTTGCCGTTTCATTTGTGCTCTCAACAAAATCATATCGTTTTTGTAAAAAGTTTATTTTGATTGATTTCATTCCAAATTTTCTTGACCCGACGCTTTAAAATATGTACCACTATACACATGGAGCCTGCTTGGTGGAATGGTAGACACAACAGACTTAAAATCTGTCGCCTTAACGGGCATGCCGGTTCGAGTCCGGCAGCGGGCACCACATAAATCTCACACACATCAAATCATGACCACTTTATTCCAAAAAAACATTTCCAAATCTGTCATAAAAGCGGACTATACTGCCAAGGACATCGAGGTTTTAGAGGGTCTAGAACCCGTTCGTAAACGCCCCGGTATGTATATTGGCGGGACGGATGAAAAGGCGCTACACCACCTGGCTGCTGAAATTTTGGATAATGCCATGGACGAGGTTGTCGCCGGCTTTGCCACCAAAATCGAAATCCACCTAGGGGTCAATAATATACTCACTATCCGTGATAATGGTCGTGGTATCCCCGTTGACCCGCATCCAAAATTTCCGCATCTGTCGGCGTTGGAGGTTATTTTAACGACGCTGCATTCGGGGGGTAAATTTGATTCCACCGTTTACAGTACATCCGGTGGGTTGCATGGTGTTGGAATTTCGGTTGTCAATGCGTTATCTGATTTGTTAGAGGTCGAGATTTATCGCCAAAAACAATGTTGGCGCCAAACATACAGCCGCGGACATAGTAAAACGTTGTTGATTGCGGACGAACAACCCACGCGTAAAAAAGGCACACTAATTCGTTTCCATCCTGATCCCGAAATTTTTGCAGATGCTCAATTTAAGGCGACGACCCTTTTTCAAATGGCGCGATCAAAGGCGTACTTGTTCAAGGGAGTGGAAATCGATTGGTCTTGTGATGCGACGTTACTCAAGGGGCAAACGACTGTTCCGGGCCAGGCAACGCTGCATTATCCGGCGGGTCTGTTGGATTATTTAAAAGATATTGTTGGCTCGCAAGATGGCACAGCGACCGAGGCTGAAAGCACGGTTGAGTATTTCACAGGCGATGCCGCCTTTCCAGGGCATCAGGGGCGCGTGGAATGGGCGGTTGTTTGGCCGACGGCGGCGACTGAACATGATGCCTTTTTCGAGGGGCGCGTTACATCCTTTTGCAACACGATTCCAACACCACAGGGTGGCACACACGAGGCTGGCTTGCGTCAGGCATTGACCCGAAGTCTGCGCGATTATGGCGAGCGTATCAATAATCGCCGTATTCAGACCATGACCATGGATGATGTGAACGGGTGTACGTTTGCGGTGTTGTCTTGTTTTATTCAGCAACCCCAATTTCAGGGTCAAACAAAAGAAAAATTATCGTCAGCCAATGCAACAAAGTTGGTTGAAAATGCGATCAAGGATCATTTCGATCATTGGCTTGCCCAGCATCCACAGTTGGCCAATCAAGTTTTGGATTATGTGTTGAATCGGGCAGATGAACGGTTAAAACGACGCCAGGCGAAAGAGGTTGCCCGTTCCAGTGCCACAAAACGCCTTCGGCTTCCCGGGAAATTGGCGGATTGCACCAGCACAGATCCCGCAGTGTGCGAGATTTTCTTGGTAGAGGGAGATTCCGCCGGTGGATCCGCTAAACAGGCCAGAAGTCGCGCAACACAGGCGATTTTACCGCTAAAGGGTAAAATCCTCAACGTGGCAACGGCGTCGATGGATAAATTAAAAAACAACCAGGAAGTCGCCGATTTAATTTTGGCCCTTGGGTGCGGGTCCGGAAAGTCGTGCGACCCCAGCAAATTGCGGTATGCCAAAATCATCATCATGACCGATGCTGACGTTGATGGAGCCCATATCGCATCCCTTTTGTTGACGCTTTTTTTCCAAGAATTAAAACCCATTTTGGACGCGGGTCATGTGTATTTGGCCCAACCCCCCTTGTATCGATTATCGCACAATCAACAAACGGTTTATGCCCGCGACGATGCCCAAAAAGAACAGCTTTTAAAAACTGTTTTTAGTCGGGCCACCAAAGTTGACATC
The nucleotide sequence above comes from Alphaproteobacteria bacterium. Encoded proteins:
- the parE gene encoding DNA topoisomerase IV subunit B produces the protein MTTLFQKNISKSVIKADYTAKDIEVLEGLEPVRKRPGMYIGGTDEKALHHLAAEILDNAMDEVVAGFATKIEIHLGVNNILTIRDNGRGIPVDPHPKFPHLSALEVILTTLHSGGKFDSTVYSTSGGLHGVGISVVNALSDLLEVEIYRQKQCWRQTYSRGHSKTLLIADEQPTRKKGTLIRFHPDPEIFADAQFKATTLFQMARSKAYLFKGVEIDWSCDATLLKGQTTVPGQATLHYPAGLLDYLKDIVGSQDGTATEAESTVEYFTGDAAFPGHQGRVEWAVVWPTAATEHDAFFEGRVTSFCNTIPTPQGGTHEAGLRQALTRSLRDYGERINNRRIQTMTMDDVNGCTFAVLSCFIQQPQFQGQTKEKLSSANATKLVENAIKDHFDHWLAQHPQLANQVLDYVLNRADERLKRRQAKEVARSSATKRLRLPGKLADCTSTDPAVCEIFLVEGDSAGGSAKQARSRATQAILPLKGKILNVATASMDKLKNNQEVADLILALGCGSGKSCDPSKLRYAKIIIMTDADVDGAHIASLLLTLFFQELKPILDAGHVYLAQPPLYRLSHNQQTVYARDDAQKEQLLKTVFSRATKVDISRFKGLGEMPVEQLRNTTMAIDKRVLLKVALNPDQTPVQHAEFVNRLMGKNPEARFLFIQENAQFLKEVDV
- a CDS encoding biotin--[acetyl-CoA-carboxylase] ligase, encoding MKSIKINFLQKRYDFVESTNETAKSFVTSGAPEVTAIVASQQAAGKGRHGNTWTSPKGNLYCSIILHPADRGTPLARYGQLAFVVGNAVAKVLKNLSPTLPITLKWPNDVLLDGRKLCGILIEVEGDAAIVGIGMNIQSSPVVSTYATTYLCNHVDKPVEVEEILEQILVLIGEKYESWIENGFDPVRTEWLSHAHHYGETIVRAGIQGRFIGIDDDGRLLIQQSDGIIVKMIS
- the ddpX gene encoding D-alanyl-D-alanine dipeptidase produces the protein MDLHEITEQTHDVILDLRYATTNNFVGEIIYDHARCFLHQDAIPRLEKAIILAARQGFRLKIFDAFRPQRSQEKLWAFCPNPDYVMDPAVGSNHTRGLAIDLTLVDPSGSELDMGTPFDDFTTQSRHGAELLADIGANRYLLVGIMVSAGWGTITTEWWHYQLPGAKDYPLIMADPGLMG